The DNA sequence attttcttattttttaaaatcttacaggtaaatttaagtaaaattttcttgttctgttggcagataattttgcttattcaaagtaatcattttcttgttttactatattttttcccTAAATTTTCTGCActcctttttgcagtgtaaaaatgtttaggCGCACTAGGTAGCCACTCGTTGCTTGCTAGCGGCTTCGGCATAAGTAGCACAGAACTTTCCTACTACATGTGGCAGCTGGAGGTTGGATCGGAAAATCTTTTTGGCTTggaaaatcttaaaaatcttTGATTCTCAGTATTGCTATTCAGTGAATTTGCTTATTTCGAGCCTTGCAAACTGACAGTGTTTTCAGgattagtaaaaaaacaacaacaaaaaaagtgtctgcTCATAAAACTGTAGATTTTATACATCTGACTTACCAGAGGGCTTGTCAGTGGAGGATGGGCTGTGTATGATCGTCGGCATAGTTGGAGGCGGTAGCGACTTCTGATCATTCTGTATCTCATTACTGAGTGGCTTGGTAATACGAGGAAGAACTGGTGGCTGGTAAGGCTTGTTAAGAGGCGGCGATGGTCGAGGTGGCTGAGCCCGCGGCTGCGGCACAGGGACATTTCGGAGAGGAGGTCGACCCTGGCACTGCTCCTCCAGCAGGGTAATAAGAGTTGACTGGTTGGTGGCCAAAGCGGCCAAGTGTTGGTACTTGTGCTCCAAGTCTTTGTAGCGACTGGTAAGTTGTTGCATCTCTGATGTTTGGTTTAGTATTCTGTTCTCCACCTGAGCTAATTCAAGGGCATTGTCTCTCTTCCTGATGATCTCATGGAGGAGTTGCATGTACAATTGCGTAACTCTGGAATTCATGTTTCGGCTTTCTTTCCTCAGAAGCTTGACCTCGTTCACAATGCCTCCGTCGACTTCTACTAATTGTTGTAGAGTCTCGATCTGCCTTTTCTGTTTCTGCAGCTCCACATTCAGTAGCTCTAACTCCTGCTTATTGACCCGATTCTCCAGCATGGCCTCTGGCTCCTTGGAGTTGACACAGATAGCACCTGTGACTTTTTGCTGTGGCACGATGAAAGTGTAAGAGCATTTGTCCTGCGGCTGGTCAGCAGGAGCACGTTTGCTTCTCCCAGCGTAGAGAAATTCTCTCTCCAGCCCATCGTCACTACTCTCAAATTCTTGGGTCCCTGTAAAACCGTGGCTGTCT is a window from the Vanacampus margaritifer isolate UIUO_Vmar chromosome 3, RoL_Vmar_1.0, whole genome shotgun sequence genome containing:
- the angptl2b gene encoding angiopoietin-related protein 2b, which translates into the protein MDTPSMVLLGLLLAYGLVSPIEGNVSDSHGFTGTQEFESSDDGLEREFLYAGRSKRAPADQPQDKCSYTFIVPQQKVTGAICVNSKEPEAMLENRVNKQELELLNVELQKQKRQIETLQQLVEVDGGIVNEVKLLRKESRNMNSRVTQLYMQLLHEIIRKRDNALELAQVENRILNQTSEMQQLTSRYKDLEHKYQHLAALATNQSTLITLLEEQCQGRPPLRNVPVPQPRAQPPRPSPPLNKPYQPPVLPRITKPLSNEIQNDQKSLPPPTMPTIIHSPSSTDKPSGPFRDCLQALEEGNTNSGMYLLKPENANRLMQVWCDQRHDPGGWTVIQRRVDGSVNFFRNWETYKQGFGNIDGEYWLGLENIYWLTNQGTYKLLVTLEDWSGRKVFAEYASFRVEAEADFYKLRVGRYHGNAGDSLTWHNGKQFTTLDRDHDAYTGNCAHYQKGGWWYNSCAHSNLNGVWYRGGHYRSRYQDGVYWAEFRGGAYSLKRVTMMIRPNANTFH